One Streptomyces sp. V4I8 genomic window carries:
- a CDS encoding HNH endonuclease, which yields MPHVLVLNASYEPLGVVPLRRALVLVLENKAVCLEESGAFMHSATVTVPAPSVVRLKRFVRVPYRGPVPLTRRALFARDGGRCMYCGGVATSVDHVIPRSRGGKHVWDNVVASCRRCNHVKADRHLFEIGWRLRHKPAPPTGLAWRIIGTGHRDPRWLPYLQPFGAEDAMARIDGISA from the coding sequence GTGCCGCATGTCCTGGTCCTCAACGCGTCGTACGAGCCACTCGGCGTCGTACCGCTCCGCCGCGCGCTCGTCCTCGTCCTCGAGAACAAGGCCGTATGCCTCGAGGAGTCCGGCGCTTTCATGCACAGCGCGACCGTCACAGTCCCCGCACCCAGCGTGGTCCGGCTCAAGCGATTCGTCCGGGTTCCCTATCGGGGGCCCGTTCCTCTTACCCGCAGGGCGCTCTTCGCCCGCGACGGGGGCCGGTGCATGTACTGCGGTGGCGTCGCAACCAGCGTCGACCACGTCATCCCGCGCAGCCGCGGGGGCAAGCACGTCTGGGACAACGTGGTGGCCTCGTGTCGCCGCTGCAACCACGTGAAGGCCGACCGACACCTGTTCGAAATCGGCTGGCGGCTGCGCCACAAACCCGCCCCACCCACCGGTCTCGCCTGGCGCATCATCGGCACCGGGCATAGGGACCCGCGCTGGTTGCCGTACTTGCAGCCGTTCGGCGCGGAGGACGCCATGGCCCGGATCGACGGCATTTCCGCCTGA
- a CDS encoding mechanosensitive ion channel family protein yields the protein MSLSADLPAAGPTPSETTTPAVPSIQDAHESATQAASWVEQNWSTWLAIGLKVLLILVIAAVLRVAIRRAITKLIDRMNRTAQAVDGTAIGGLLVNVERRRQRSQAIGSVLRSVASFVIMGTAALMVLSAFDINLAPLLASAGVAGVAIGFGARNLVTDFLSGVFMILEDQYGVGDSIDAGVASGEVIEVGLRVTKLRGDNGEIWYVRNGEVKRIGNLSQGWSTAGVDVTVRSSEDLDKVKATIDEVAEKMSKEEPWNELLWGPIEVLGLDSVLLDSMVVRVSAKTMPGKSLTVERELRWRVKRAFDAADIQIVGRAPLTVDGEPTADPTAGMAAPSAYANTSSPQAQAATPLAPPSVTK from the coding sequence GTGTCCTTGTCCGCCGACCTGCCGGCCGCCGGCCCGACCCCGTCGGAGACGACGACCCCGGCGGTGCCCTCGATCCAGGACGCCCACGAGAGCGCGACCCAGGCCGCGAGCTGGGTGGAGCAGAACTGGTCGACCTGGCTCGCGATAGGCCTCAAGGTCCTGCTGATCCTGGTGATCGCGGCCGTGCTGAGAGTGGCGATCCGACGGGCGATCACCAAGCTCATTGACCGGATGAACCGCACCGCCCAGGCGGTGGACGGGACGGCGATCGGCGGCCTCCTGGTCAATGTCGAGCGCCGCCGTCAGCGCTCCCAGGCGATCGGCTCGGTCCTGCGCTCGGTGGCCAGCTTCGTGATCATGGGCACGGCCGCGCTGATGGTCCTGTCCGCCTTCGACATCAACCTGGCCCCCCTGCTCGCCTCCGCCGGTGTCGCGGGCGTGGCCATCGGTTTCGGCGCCCGCAACCTGGTCACCGACTTCCTCTCCGGCGTCTTCATGATCCTGGAGGACCAGTACGGCGTCGGCGACTCGATCGACGCGGGCGTCGCCTCCGGCGAGGTCATCGAGGTCGGTCTGCGCGTGACCAAGCTGCGCGGCGACAACGGCGAGATCTGGTACGTCCGCAACGGCGAGGTCAAGCGCATCGGCAACCTCTCCCAGGGCTGGTCGACGGCCGGCGTCGACGTCACGGTCCGCTCCTCCGAGGATCTGGACAAGGTCAAGGCCACCATCGACGAGGTCGCCGAGAAGATGAGCAAGGAGGAGCCCTGGAACGAGCTCCTCTGGGGCCCGATCGAGGTCCTCGGCCTGGACAGCGTGCTGCTGGACTCCATGGTCGTACGGGTCTCGGCGAAGACGATGCCCGGCAAGTCCCTGACCGTCGAACGCGAACTGCGCTGGCGCGTCAAGCGCGCCTTCGACGCGGCCGACATCCAGATCGTCGGCCGCGCCCCCCTCACGGTGGACGGCGAGCCCACCGCGGACCCGACGGCCGGCATGGCCGCCCCCTCGGCCTACGCCAACACCTCCTCGCCCCAGGCCCAGGCCGCGACACCGCTGGCCCCGCCGAGCGTGACGAAGTAG
- a CDS encoding MFS transporter — MAGGGQVAGGGRSLGRRFGWLWAAYAVSTFGTRLAFDAFPLIAVVVLHAGATEVALLAASGLAVGAVVAVPLGAWVEFRRKRPVMVAADLIRCAALLSVPAAFALGALGLGQLLVVSVVVASADITFGAASGAYMKSLVPPEDLLVANGRFEATAWTATALGPPLGGVAVGVFGPMTTVLADAASYLLSALGIRAIGGKERQQTASPRPEGQPADRQQPAPAAPAGLRMSDLPAGWRHILTHPTLRPLFLNTLLVNALIMAPAPLLAVLMLGHLGFSPWQYGLAFALPCLGGLLGSRLSRRLVARYGRRRVLLTTGTLRACWPVGLAFVGPGTPGLLLVMAVEFGLITCMGVFTPVLATTRLDQTPPDRTTRTLSAWSITGKTATAAVTALWGLLAALTGPRIAIALAGVLLLATPLLLPRHAQAPRHSAAK, encoded by the coding sequence GTGGCGGGCGGCGGACAGGTGGCGGGTGGCGGGCGGTCGTTGGGGCGGCGGTTCGGGTGGCTGTGGGCGGCGTACGCGGTCAGTACGTTCGGGACGCGGCTGGCCTTCGACGCGTTCCCGCTGATCGCGGTCGTCGTGCTGCACGCCGGGGCGACCGAGGTGGCGCTGCTGGCGGCCTCGGGGCTCGCGGTCGGGGCGGTGGTGGCGGTGCCGCTCGGGGCGTGGGTGGAGTTCCGCCGGAAGCGGCCGGTGATGGTCGCGGCGGATCTGATCCGGTGCGCGGCACTGCTGAGCGTCCCCGCCGCGTTCGCGCTGGGCGCGCTCGGCCTCGGTCAGCTGCTGGTGGTCTCGGTGGTGGTCGCCTCGGCGGACATCACGTTCGGCGCGGCGAGCGGCGCGTATATGAAGTCGCTCGTGCCGCCGGAGGACCTGCTCGTGGCGAACGGCCGCTTCGAGGCCACGGCATGGACGGCCACCGCGCTCGGCCCGCCGCTCGGCGGTGTGGCGGTCGGTGTGTTCGGCCCGATGACGACGGTGCTGGCGGACGCGGCCAGCTATCTGCTGTCGGCGCTGGGGATCCGCGCGATCGGCGGTAAGGAAAGGCAACAGACCGCAAGCCCCCGGCCCGAAGGGCAACCGGCCGACAGGCAACAACCCGCCCCAGCCGCCCCCGCGGGCCTACGGATGAGCGACCTCCCGGCAGGCTGGCGGCACATCCTCACCCACCCCACCCTGCGCCCCCTGTTCCTCAACACCCTCCTGGTCAACGCCCTGATCATGGCGCCGGCCCCGCTCCTCGCCGTCCTCATGCTCGGCCACCTCGGCTTCTCCCCCTGGCAGTACGGCCTCGCCTTCGCCCTGCCCTGCCTGGGTGGTCTGCTGGGCTCCCGCCTGTCCCGACGCCTGGTCGCCCGGTACGGCCGACGCCGCGTCCTGCTCACCACGGGCACCCTGCGCGCCTGCTGGCCCGTCGGCCTGGCCTTCGTCGGCCCGGGCACACCCGGCCTGCTCCTCGTCATGGCCGTCGAGTTCGGCCTGATCACCTGCATGGGCGTCTTCACCCCGGTGCTCGCCACCACCCGCCTCGACCAGACCCCGCCGGACCGCACGACCCGCACCCTGTCGGCGTGGTCGATCACCGGCAAGACGGCGACCGCGGCCGTGACGGCACTGTGGGGCCTGCTGGCGGCGCTGACCGGCCCACGCATCGCGATCGCCCTCGCCGGAGTCCTGCTGCTGGCGACACCGCTTCTGCTCCCCCGCCACGCGCAGGCACCGCGGCACAGCGCCGCCAAGTAA
- a CDS encoding ROK family protein has product MAGTAGTPGTPRVLRAMNDRAALDLLLEHGPLSRTRIGKLTGLSKPTASQLLARLEAAGLVLATGTTEGRPGPNAQLYEVNPTSAYAAGLDVTPERILAAVADVTGRTVGSYELPTPGRRPAQPVVRQVTDALDGAVKAAGLARDDVHRLVIGTPGAFDPNTGRLRYASHLPGWHTPALLDELAAALPMPVEYENDVNLVAVAEQRLGAARGHEDFVLLWNEGGLGAALVLGGRLHRGWTGGAGEVGFLPVPGTPLVRQVTKANSGGYQELAGSQAIPRLARELGMSHIPSTPYAEAAATLVQRAATEDTVLHRLLLQTYATRLATGLASLVSVLDPELVVLSGASLTAGGEVLRALVQDELEELAAARPRLVVGDVHEHPVLRGALESALATTRDEVFDTGR; this is encoded by the coding sequence ATGGCAGGAACCGCCGGTACGCCGGGCACCCCGCGCGTCCTGCGCGCCATGAACGACCGTGCCGCCCTGGACCTCCTCCTGGAGCACGGGCCGCTGTCCCGCACGCGGATCGGCAAGCTCACCGGCCTGTCCAAGCCGACCGCCTCCCAGCTGCTGGCCCGCCTGGAGGCCGCCGGCCTCGTCCTGGCGACCGGCACCACGGAGGGCCGCCCCGGCCCCAACGCCCAGCTGTACGAGGTCAATCCGACCTCCGCGTACGCCGCGGGGCTCGATGTCACCCCCGAACGCATCCTCGCCGCCGTAGCCGATGTCACGGGCCGCACGGTCGGGTCGTACGAACTGCCCACCCCCGGCAGACGCCCCGCCCAGCCCGTGGTCCGACAGGTCACCGACGCCCTCGACGGCGCGGTGAAGGCGGCGGGGCTCGCCCGCGACGACGTCCACCGGCTCGTCATCGGCACCCCCGGCGCCTTCGACCCGAACACGGGCCGGCTGCGCTACGCCTCCCACCTCCCCGGCTGGCACACCCCCGCGCTGCTCGACGAACTCGCCGCGGCCCTGCCGATGCCGGTCGAGTACGAGAACGACGTCAACCTCGTGGCGGTGGCCGAGCAGCGGCTCGGCGCGGCCCGCGGCCACGAGGACTTCGTGCTGCTGTGGAACGAGGGCGGCCTGGGCGCCGCCCTGGTCCTCGGCGGCCGGCTGCACCGCGGCTGGACCGGCGGCGCGGGCGAGGTAGGTTTCCTGCCGGTTCCCGGCACCCCCCTGGTCCGCCAGGTCACCAAAGCCAACAGTGGCGGCTACCAGGAGCTCGCCGGCTCCCAGGCGATCCCCCGGCTCGCACGCGAACTCGGCATGTCCCACATCCCGTCGACGCCGTACGCCGAGGCCGCCGCCACCCTCGTCCAACGAGCCGCCACCGAGGACACCGTCCTGCACCGGCTGCTCCTGCAGACCTACGCGACCCGGCTGGCCACCGGTCTCGCCTCCCTGGTCTCCGTCCTCGACCCCGAACTCGTCGTCCTCAGCGGCGCCTCCCTCACCGCCGGCGGCGAGGTGCTGCGCGCCCTGGTCCAGGACGAGCTGGAGGAACTGGCCGCGGCCCGGCCCCGGCTCGTCGTCGGCGACGTCCATGAACACCCCGTCCTGCGGGGCGCGTTGGAGAGCGCGCTCGCGACGACACGCGACGAGGTCTTCGACACCGGCCGCTGA
- a CDS encoding ABC transporter substrate-binding protein: MPGKSEKVTSSPSRKAAAALAATASLALLATACTGQSESAATDDPNARTTITFWHGWSAPAEVKAIQANVDRFEKAHPNITVKVVGNINDDKLNQALRAGGSNGPDVVSSFTTSNIGKFCSSGAFLDLKPFIEKSKLDLDKLIPKPMLDYTQFEGTRCALPLLGDAYGLYYNKDAFAKAGIKSPPKTWSEFAKDAKKLTVTKGDSYEQLGFMPTYHGYETVVDHYMSQWDHTYFDKDGKSNIAKDPAFAEMFTFQKKLIDDLGGFTKLEKYRNTFGDEWGAKHPFQTGQVAMQLDGEWRLGMARQAGTDFEIGTAPMPVADDEVDEYGKGFLSGTIIGIAPQSEKQNAAWELVKYLTTDTGAVVSFANAIHNVPSTFAALKSPDLKVDEGFRTFLDIAQNPHSNTPPASVNGSTYQTTLQDFGYQYESGKVKDLKAGLEKTARQIDTDIEQAK, from the coding sequence ATGCCCGGAAAGTCCGAGAAAGTCACATCCTCACCGTCCCGCAAGGCGGCCGCCGCCCTGGCCGCCACCGCCTCCCTGGCCCTCCTCGCCACGGCCTGCACCGGCCAGTCGGAGTCCGCCGCCACCGACGACCCCAACGCCAGGACCACGATCACCTTCTGGCACGGCTGGAGCGCGCCCGCCGAGGTCAAGGCGATCCAGGCGAACGTCGACCGCTTCGAGAAGGCCCACCCGAACATCACGGTGAAGGTCGTCGGCAACATCAACGACGACAAGCTCAACCAGGCGCTGCGCGCGGGCGGTTCGAACGGCCCGGACGTGGTGTCGTCGTTCACGACCTCCAACATCGGCAAGTTCTGTTCGTCCGGCGCCTTCCTCGACCTGAAGCCGTTCATCGAGAAGTCGAAGCTCGACCTCGACAAGCTCATCCCGAAGCCCATGCTGGACTACACCCAGTTCGAGGGCACCCGCTGCGCTCTGCCCCTGCTGGGCGACGCCTACGGCCTCTACTACAACAAGGACGCCTTCGCGAAGGCGGGCATCAAGTCCCCGCCGAAGACCTGGTCGGAGTTCGCGAAGGACGCCAAGAAGCTCACCGTCACCAAGGGCGACAGCTACGAGCAGCTCGGCTTCATGCCGACGTACCACGGCTACGAGACGGTCGTGGACCACTACATGTCCCAGTGGGACCACACCTACTTCGACAAGGACGGCAAGTCCAACATCGCCAAGGACCCGGCCTTCGCCGAGATGTTCACGTTCCAGAAGAAGCTCATCGACGACCTCGGCGGCTTCACGAAGCTGGAGAAGTACCGCAACACCTTCGGTGACGAGTGGGGCGCCAAGCACCCGTTCCAGACCGGCCAGGTGGCCATGCAGCTCGACGGCGAGTGGCGCCTGGGCATGGCCCGGCAGGCCGGCACCGACTTCGAGATCGGCACCGCGCCGATGCCGGTCGCGGACGACGAGGTCGACGAGTACGGCAAGGGCTTCCTCTCCGGCACGATCATCGGCATCGCCCCGCAGAGCGAGAAGCAGAACGCGGCCTGGGAACTGGTGAAGTACCTGACGACCGACACCGGGGCCGTCGTCTCCTTCGCCAACGCCATCCACAACGTGCCCTCCACGTTCGCCGCCCTGAAGTCGCCCGACCTGAAGGTGGACGAGGGCTTCCGGACGTTCCTGGACATCGCCCAGAACCCGCACTCGAACACGCCGCCGGCCTCCGTCAACGGCTCGACGTACCAGACGACCCTTCAGGACTTCGGCTACCAGTACGAGTCCGGCAAGGTGAAGGACCTGAAGGCCGGTCTGGAGAAGACCGCCCGGCAGATCGACACCGACATCGAGCAGGCGAAGTAG
- a CDS encoding carbohydrate ABC transporter permease, whose product MSTHTLRTKRRRSALRTVAFLSPWLIGFGVFFAYPLVSTVYFSLMKYDGFGTPVFRGLGNWAYVFNDYPLFWPALRNTLWLVLVMVTCRVLFGLGIGLLITKIKTGAGVFRTLFYLPYLAPPVAATLAFVFLLNPGTGPVNSVLDGLGLPTPGWFTDPTWSKPALTALAVWGVGDLMVIFMAALLDVPKEQYEAAELDGTSAWQRFRFVTLPNISPIVMFAVVTGVIQTMQYYTQPLVAGKVASGIIGGSGQQFEPGYPDKSTLTLPQLVYNLGFQRFDYGSACVVALVLFALAMAFTALLMRRRGGLIQAGD is encoded by the coding sequence ATGTCCACGCACACTCTCCGCACGAAGCGCCGCAGGTCGGCGCTTCGGACGGTGGCCTTCCTGTCACCGTGGCTCATCGGTTTCGGCGTCTTCTTCGCCTACCCCCTGGTGTCCACCGTGTACTTCTCGCTGATGAAGTACGACGGCTTCGGCACACCGGTCTTCCGCGGCCTGGGCAACTGGGCCTACGTCTTCAACGACTACCCGCTGTTCTGGCCGGCGCTGCGCAACACGCTCTGGCTGGTCCTGGTGATGGTGACCTGCCGAGTCCTCTTCGGCCTGGGCATCGGCCTGCTCATCACCAAGATCAAGACCGGCGCGGGCGTCTTCCGGACCCTCTTCTACCTCCCGTACCTGGCTCCCCCGGTCGCCGCCACCCTGGCCTTCGTCTTCCTCCTCAACCCCGGCACCGGCCCGGTCAACTCGGTCCTGGACGGCCTGGGCCTGCCGACGCCCGGATGGTTCACGGACCCCACCTGGTCCAAGCCGGCCCTCACCGCGCTGGCGGTGTGGGGCGTGGGCGACCTCATGGTCATCTTCATGGCCGCGCTGCTCGACGTACCGAAGGAGCAGTACGAGGCCGCGGAGCTGGACGGCACGTCGGCCTGGCAGCGGTTCCGCTTCGTGACGCTCCCGAACATCTCGCCGATCGTGATGTTCGCCGTCGTCACCGGCGTGATCCAGACGATGCAGTACTACACCCAGCCCCTGGTGGCCGGGAAGGTCGCCTCCGGCATCATCGGCGGCTCCGGCCAGCAGTTCGAGCCCGGCTACCCCGACAAGTCCACACTCACCCTCCCCCAGCTCGTCTACAACCTCGGCTTCCAGCGCTTCGACTACGGCTCGGCCTGTGTGGTCGCGCTCGTACTCTTCGCCCTCGCCATGGCGTTCACCGCGCTGCTGATGCGGCGCCGGGGCGGACTGATCCAGGCAGGTGACTGA